In the [Clostridium] colinum genome, one interval contains:
- a CDS encoding LIM domain-containing protein, translating into MCNECNQYICDSRCPYADADIEKECCMECGNILEKGEEVYVNEDNKPICTECMESLEVSKIIEFFKLQKEVI; encoded by the coding sequence ATGTGTAATGAATGTAATCAATATATATGTGATAGTAGATGTCCATATGCAGATGCAGATATAGAAAAAGAGTGTTGTATGGAATGTGGAAATATACTAGAAAAAGGAGAAGAAGTGTATGTTAATGAAGATAACAAGCCTATTTGTACTGAATGTATGGAAAGTTTAGAGGTTAGTAAAATTATTGAATTTTTCAAGTTGCAGAAAGAAGTGATATAA